AAACAAATTTGTTGGTCTTAGTGTTTAACTTGTATCAATAGCTGTAAAAAAAGATCTTCCATTGGTTATCTGAAGAAGCAAAAACCAAAGCTGAGAAATGATATACAAAACCATTGTGTAGAGATCACAGAGATCCAAGAAGTGAAAGGTTTCTAGTAGAGAGTGCTTAAAACCACTTCATGTCTTCTTCTACAGTTAGGCTTGATGTTTATGCTGTTCAATTTTCAGTTAATTTCCAGTGGAAGAGATTGTTGTACCCACATGAATTTTGTTCTTTAGTTTGATATTGCAATTACACGCAATGAGTTATACGGTTAATCATCCATTATTCACAAAATAAAAGAAACATCTGATTACACACTATTTATGGAGAGACTATCTGTTTGAAAAGAAGAAAAATAAGAAAGATGAGTAACATAGTTTACTTCATGGAACTTTGGTCAAAAAGACTCTACCAAATTACATTGAAAACCAAACACCAAGAAACTAAAATTAGAACCAAAAATTTCCCTCTATACCATTACCATATATATACGTTTCTTAGAATCCTTACTCTTCGTTAGGTGGCAGCTCATTCAAGTCAAACTCAAATTTCTTCACCTCTTGCACTGTCTCTGTTACTTGATGAGAAGAACCTGCTGCTGGAGCGGTTGGATCAGCGGTTGCAGCTTCACTAGAAACTGGTCCAGTCCAATGGCGTCTCTTATGACCTCCAAGAGCTTGACCTGTTGGGAAACTTTTGTGACAAATGTCACAAACGTGATCTCCATTATTGCTACGGCTTAAAGATGTGTTTGATGCTTGAGCACTAGCTAAACCGGTTATCATTGCTTCGGTTCCAAGTAATGAAGCTTCCCTGTTTGCCCTAGCGTGATGATTCTCCAAAATTTTGGCCTTGTTGTGACTTGCTCTATGACCTCCTAAAGCTTGATAAGAAGTAAACGACTTGTTGCAAGTCACACACACGTGCTTCTCACGTGCACCACCACCTTCCTCAGCTGCAGCAGCAACATCCCCAAGCTGATGATGATGATCATGAGTAGATGATGATGATACTTTCTCTATCTCAGGTAACCTTCTCTTCTTCTTCTTCATATCTTCGGCAGAGTGTGAATCACAAGTCTCAACAACATCGAGATTAACAGCTTCCGCAGTAGTAGCTAAGAGCATTAGATCCTTAGCATCAATATTATCTGATTCATCAATCTGATCCTTTGCATCAATGTTATCATAACCATCATCATCATCATCATGATCCGAGCTTGTAAACTCACCAACATGATGATCATCAGTAGAGAGTGTAGAAGAGGATGAATTACCAAGTGGATGAGGAGGAGAAGGAGGCAAAACTCCTTTCCATGCTCTGTCTGGATGAAACCTCATGTGTCCATATAAAGCCTTCCTTGATGTAAACTTCTTATGGCAAACACTACAATCAATTTCGGATTCACCAGACTTGTTCTGATTTTCGAGCACATGAATTCTTTTATGACCTCCTAAAGCCTTACCAGACATAAACTGTTTACCACATTCAGAACACATATGCTTCTTCTCTTCTTCTTCTTCCACATCTCCTTCTAGATCTATACTGTTAGCTCTATCATCATTATCTTCTTCTTCTTCTTCCCTTAGACTGATACTTTTAGGTTCTTTCTCATCATCTTCAGCTTGATCTTTTTCTATGTCTTTTCTCTTTTCAACTATGAATCCAAGTGAGGATCCACAGTCGTCTTTGTAACACTGTTCCATTGCTTTCGAAGCTTGAACCCACCCAAAAAAGCTAAGCTCAGAATCTCTCACAGCTCTCTTAAACTCCACAAGTCGGATGTGATTGCAAAAACGCTTGGGACCAATAAAGTTAATATTTAACCCTAATATTTGAAGACGAGTGTGTACTAATTAGAATTTAAAGATAAGTAGTGAAATACTGAAAACTTTTTTTATGTATTTTCTTATCTCTTGATAAAAACCCTTTGAATCACAGTCAAAGATTTTCTTTTGATGCAAGGATATCTCAAATTAAAAATAAAACCAAATAAATGAAAATCCAAATACAGACTTGATATAGGGTTGTTATTGCCTTATTGGTTTGTGTATTTTAATAGATTTGTAAATTCAAACCAAATTTAATGTTATTGGTTCCATAATTTTAAATATATATGTAAATTCGGTGTTAGTGATTCTATGATTTTAAAATAAATTTAAAATACAAACTAAATCTAGTGTTATTGGTTCTATAATTTTTAAAATATAATTTAAAATCATGTGTTATTCAATAATAATGATTTGTTTAAGGATTTGATTTGAAATGAGATTTTAATGGATTTATAAGATCAAAATACAAATATTGAGTTAAACCTTTTTATTCGGTTTGATTTGTATTATTAGTTCCATTCCATAATCACCATCCACATTCACCCAAACCAACTTCGATATTCTTGATTTCTATAATCACCAGTTTATATCATATGTTTCCACGTCAAAAAAAAATATTTTTCTATTTTTCCCTATTTTATAAAGAATTTCCCCAGGAATTTTTTTTATGATGAAAAAGATTTTGAAGAAAATAATAATGATAAAAACATTATTATAGCCCAAAATAAGCAAAGAGAGCATGACAATCAATTGAGAAACGACGACAACAAACATGTGGAGAGATTCTAGATGTTATGAGAATAACATATGACATATGAAAATGAAAGATAAAAATGAAAACACATGTTTTTTATATTTCTTAATTTTATTATAAACTAAAATTATTATTAATCCACTTCGTTGATTTACAATAATCCATTGATTTGATTTTGAAGTGCATCTGATTTATTTTAAAATTGACTTGTCTGATTTTAGAATCTTTGGATTTACCAAAAATTATCAAATCCAAACCAGATTTCTAAATTTTCTAAATCCAAAACCAATATCCCCACTTAATTGACATAAATTGCAATTTTTACAACAAAACGAAACTAATCAGCTATTAATATTTTCTAATTCATAAGTTCAGACAAATATGATGTTTTTGTTCCAAATAGTGAACTTAGTTTTATTGTCAAAACACTTTTTCATTTGTAAATTAGGATAACTCAATCAATCATAAATGTAACAGCCAAAAATAGGTAATATTACTGAATCAAAGTATGTAAACTTAATATGTGTTTAGTGTATTTTCACAATTAAATATGGGGTCGTGAGATTTGTTTCAGATTTGATCCTACTTGTTGAGTTTGAACAATTTCTGCATTTTTGAATAAGTGGGTCTTTTATTCACTTATATCATTACTCTTAAAGATAAGTGTTATTTAGTTTTACATTCTTTAACCGACTTAATAATTGATTTAGTGTTTCTGAAAATATATGAAAAGTTCAAATGATTTATGAAAAATAATTGTTTATTAAAAAGATGCTAAATTCACATTCGTTACTCTTAAAGATTGTTTATGAAAAATTCAAATGATTTAGTATGTATTTGTTAAATAATTTTCTTTTGCATAATTTATTTTGGTAGTTATCTAACTATCCAACTTTTATGAAAATCATAAATACTAATGAAGTTGAGAATTAGCTAACAAGAGATTAGTAAAAGTATCACTCTTACTAGTCATTCAATTTAAACTTAAAATAACTAGAACGATAAAATAAAATTGGAAGTTCTATGTCATGAAAAAATCTTCCTTACAATCAATGTTTAACAACTTGTTAAATCCATTTAAATTGCACTAGAAAAAAGGAAAAATGAAAAAAAATTGAATCTAAACAAAACACATCAAATTTAGACCTAGAGCAATCCCTAAGTGTGGATTCTCTGGAAAATGTACATTTTAAAAAGCATAACACATCAAACTAAACAAAAGAACAACTTCTAAATCGTATTGAATCTCTATTTGTCGATATGAGATTATGAAACCTAACATGTTGATATCTTGCATATTTACATTGTTTTAATTATCTTTTCTTGTGCACATTGGTCTTTTGGAATAGCATTTACACATGTTTAGGTTGCATTTCCATGCATAAGTCCTTGTCAGGTGTTGGAGAGAGTTTCATGATGAACTCTGTGCCCCAAGGAGTGTTTTGATGCCCAAAGAATGTAGATGAGTCGTTGAAGGATCCTAGCGGCCAGGCGTAGCAGCAAATGCTGGTCGCTACAGAAGATATAGCAGAAAACCTGAGGCACCCAAGTACCATAGCGGGAGTGTGTAGCGGGCTAGAGAGACCGCTAGTATTGAAGCGCTGTTTTGAAGATCAATACAAAAATTTGTAGAGGTTTGAAGATCATTTATTAAGCCAAACTATACAGATATGACCAATAAGCAAATAATTTGGGTTTGACAAAAAAAAAGCAAATAATTTGAGTCAGAGAACCACGGTCACAAATTTTTACACCAACCGAAACACCCATGTCCACTCGGCTCATTGGCCTTAGACTAATTACCAAAAGTGTAATCTTCAAAGAGTTAAGTACCTCAGGGTAATAACCTTCACGAGGTCGTTATGCGTTCAAGAATTCTAGCGGCCACACGTAGCGGGCAAGACAAGTCGCTACAGGCGTAGCAACCTCCGGTAGCGACCTTTTCTAGTCACTACGGAGAAAAATATCTATGTTTTTGTGGGTTAACCAAGGTTTGTTGGGTTAACCCAGCTCGTTTTTAGACATCTATAAACACCTTTANNNNNNNNNNNNNNNNNNNNNNNNNNNNNNNNNNNNNNNNNNNNNNNNNNNNNNNNNNNNNNNNNNNNNNNNNNNNNNNNNNNNNNNNNNNNNNNNNNNNNNNNNNNNNNNNNNNNNNNNNNNNNNNNNNNNNNNNNNNNNNNNNNNNNNNNNNNNNNNNNNNNNNNNNNNNNNNNNNNNNNNNNNNNNNNNNNNNNNNNNNNNNNNNNNNNNNNNNNNNNNNNNNNNNNNNNNNNNNNNNNNNNNNNNNNNNNNNNNNNNNNNNNNNNNNNNNNNNNNNNNNNNNNNNNNNNNNNNNNNNNNNNNNNNNNNNNNNNNNNNNNNNNNNNNNNNNNNNNNNNNNNNNNNNNNNNNNNNNNNNNNNNNNNNNNNNNNNNNNNNNNNNNNNNNNNNNNNNNNNNNNNNNNNNNNNNNNNNNNNNNNNNNNNNNNNNNNNNNNNNNNNNNNNNNNNNNNNNNNNNNNNNNNNNNNNNNNNNNNNNNNNNNNNNNNNNNNNNNNNNNNNNNNNNNNNNNNNNNNNNNNNNNNNNNNNNNNNNNNNNNNNNNNNNNNNNNNNNNNNNNNNNNNNNNNNNNNNNNNNNNNNNNNNNNNNNNNNNNNNNNNNNNNNNNNNNNNNNNNNNNNNNNNNNNNNNNNNNNNNNNNNNNNNNNNNNNNNNNNNNNNNNNNNNNNNNNNNNNNNNNNNNNNNNNNNNNNNNNNNNNNNNNNNNNNNNNNNNNNNNNNNNNNNNNNNNNNNNNNNNNNNNNNNNNNNNNNNNNNNNNNNNNNNNNNNNNNNNNNNNNNNNNNNNNNNNNNNNNNNNNNNNNNNNNNNNNNNNNNNNNNNNNNNNNNNNNNNNNNNNNNNNNNNNNNNNNNNNNNNNNNNNNNNNNNNNNNNNNNNNNNNNNNNNNNNNNNNNNNNNNNNNNNNNNNNNNNNNNNNNNNNNNNNNNNNNNNNNNNNNNNNNNNNNNNNNNNNNNNNNNNNNNNNNNNNNNNNNNNNNNNNNNNNNNNNNNNNNNNNNNNNNNNNNNNNNNNNNNNNNNNNNNNNNNNNNNNNNNNNNNNNNNNNNNNNNNNNNNNNNNNNNNNNNNNNNNNNNNNNNNNNNNNNNNNNNNNNNNNNNNNNNNNNNNNNNNNNNNNNNNNNNNNNNNNNNNNNNNNNNNNNNNNNNNNNNNNNNNNNNNNAACACCATAGAGAACAACAAGTATCATGACCTTGCTGCTGAAGATCCTTTTGATCACTTGTACAAGTTTGATAAATATTGTGGCTTGTCCAAGACCAATGGTGTTTCTGAAGATGCATTCAAGTTGAAGTTGTTCCCTTTTTCTTTGGGAGACAAAGCACATCAATGGGAGAAGGCTCTTCCAAGTGACTCTATCACAACTTGGAATGAGTGCAAGAGGGCATTCCTAGAGAAATTCTTCTCTACCTCAAGGACATCCAAGATCAGGAATGAGATCTCTAGCTTTCAGCAGAAGAACGTATAGGGATTTAGTGAAGCATGGGAGAGGTTCAAGGTCTATTGGTCTCAATGCCCACATCATGGCTTCACCAAGGAGAGTTTGCTTAGCATCTTCTATAGAGGAGCTCTACCACAGTACAAAAACAGGCTTGATACTGCCAGCAATGGTTTCTTTTTGGGAAGAACTGAGGAAGAGGCAGAAGAACTGGTTGAGAACACGGCCAAGAGTGACTCAGTCTACAGTGAGGAGCATGATAGGGTCAACAAAAGTGATGATCAGCAGACAAAGAAAGAGATCAAGTCCTTACAAGACAAGATGGATTTGCTTCTTTCCAACCAAGCTAAACAGGAGCAGATGAACTTTGTGGGTGTTCCTAGTCAAGAGGTTCTTCCTAAGGTCAATGAGGTTGATCGTTTAGAAGGCCAATAGGAGTTGTGCTTCATCAATGCTAATGACACATGGTACAGGAAAGAGCCTAATTTTCAGTACCAAAACAACTATCAGCAAAGACCTTACTACAACAATCAAGAAGGAGGTTACCAAGCCAAGCAAAACTATCCTCAAGCCAACCAGTCTCCTCAGACTCAAGGAAGCTCTTCTNNNNNNNNNNNNNNNNNNNNNNNNNNNNNNNNNNNNNNNNNNNNNNNNNNNNNNNNNNNNNNNNNNNNNNNNNNNNNNNNNNNNNNNNNNNNNNNNNNNNNNNNNNNNNNNNNNNNNNNNNNNNNNNNNNNNNNNNNNNNNNNNNNNNNNNNNNNNNNNNNNNNNNNNNNNNNNNNNNNNNNNNNNNNNNNNNNNNNNNNNNNNNNNNNNNNNNNNNNNNNNNNNNNNNNNNNNNNNNNNNNNNNNNNNNNNNNNNNNNNNNNNNNNNNNNNNNNNNNNNNNNNNNNNNNNNNNNNNNNNNNNNNNNNNNNNNNNNNNNNNNNNNNNNNNNNNNNNNNNNNNNNNNNNNNNNNNNNNNNNNNNNNNNNNNNNNNNNNNNNNNNNNNNNNNNNNNNNNNNNNNNNNNNNNNNNNNNNNNNNNNNNNNNNNNNNNNNNNNNNNNNNNNNNNNNNNNNNNNNNNNNNNNNNNNNNNNNNNNNNNNNNNNNNNNNNNNNNNNNNNNNNNNNNNNNNNNNNNNNNNNNNNNNNNNNNNNNNNNNNNNNNNNNNNNNNNATGCTCTTGTTGATTCTGGTGCAAGTGTGAATATGATCTCAATGGAGATGATGAAGAGTCTAGGGATTCAGAGCATGGAGCCAAACACATCTTCCCTACAGTTTGGAGATTCCTCTTCTACAACCCCTATTGGTCTCATAAAGGACTTCCCTTTGAAGATTGGAGCATGCATCATTCCTATAGACCTCACTGTTCTGAAGATGTCTACTGAGAAGAGAGTCTCATTGATCCTTGGCACTCCATTCCTCACGACAGTGGGAGCTTGCATAGACTTTGCCAACAAGAAGGTCACACTCCTAAATGTGAACAAAGCTGTCTCCTATCCACTTCAATCCCCAAAGATGAAAGCTGAGTATTGTGGAACAATCATTTGTGGATCATCCTCCATTGAGAAGACCAAGGCTGAAGGGGTTGGTATTGAGAAAGAAGGTCTTGTTGGAAAGTCCTCTAAAGAGTTGTATGATGAGCACTTGGAAAGTGCTAAAAGGGAGGAGGTGAGTAGAGCGACAAAGGCTGCTCATGACAAGAAGAAGATTGTGAAAGAACCTCATCCTCCACCTCTTGATAAGACTCCTCACACTCTCACTCTCCACCCAATGAAGCTTAAAGATGGGGCCATTGAGTACAAAATCAAGTGCAAGGGAAGGTCTAAGCCATTTTCAAGTGCAAGGGCCATCATCACTCCTCAGCTCCAGAATGATCCAATCAAGCTTCAAGAGTTTCTCTCTCATATCATCACCATCACTCTTGAAAGCGGGAAAGATCCTCCTCCTCCACTCTCCGCTTGAGGTACCACTCAAACCTTTCCATTGTATATACTATATACCAGTTTATCTTTGCATATTGCTTTTCTTTGGGCATCTCTCCCTTACTCACACAGAGACTGTGTGATTTAAGTATGGGGGAGGTACCAAGTATTTGATCATGTTTGCTTTGATGAATTTGAGTCTCATGCATTGTGAATACATATATGCATAGAAAAACCAAAAAAAAAAATTGAAATTTTTGAATCATGTNNNNNNNNNNNNNNNNNNNNNNNNNNNNNNNNNNNNNNNNNNNNNNNNNNNNNNNNNNNNNNNNNNNNNNNNNNNNNNNNNNNNNNNNNNNNNNNNNNNNNNNNNNNNNNNNNNNNNNNNNNNNNNNNNNNNNNNNNNNNNNNNNNNNNNNNNNNNNNNNNNNNNNNNNNNNNNNNNNNNNNNNNNNNNNNNNNNNNNNNNNNNNNNNNNNNNNNNNNNNNNNNNNNNNNNNNNNNNNTGACACCCTAGTTAAACATATCAAGTAGCTTAAGCATCTTTTGAAAGGCTTGCATGCTTCGAGCCTTGAAAACTCTTCTTGAAACTTGTTTGCTTGCTTGATATTGACATTGTTCTTAAGATCAGCTCCAATCTGAACTTGGCTTGAATGAACTTAATCTCTCTTGCATATGGGCATTTGCATACTTGATCATGGATCTCATACACATTTGGGTTATCTTATTCCTTTATATACCAATCTTTGTTAACCCAAATGGCACTTCATACCCTACAACCCTAGCCATTTCTTTGAGACCAAACATTGAATTGCATGAGTGAGGCTTCTTTTGATAGCTTGTTATGTGCAAAATATTGAGAGTATTGGAGGCGACATAGATTTATTCTCATCTCTTGCTAGCATAATGAGCTAGCATTTGGGGATAGTGAGAGGAGTTTATGTGTTCTAAATGTCAATATCTTGGGTTTGGAGAATGAGAAAGATGAGAGAGATGAGCAAAAGGGTATCAATAGTAAAGGAAACTCTAGGGACAAAAAGAAAGTATGAAGGTCTAGATTATGCAACAAAGAACCTTCCCCCTTATAAAAAAAAAAGAGAAAGAAACGGAAAAGAATCAAAGAAAAGTTGCGGAAGGAAATGAAAAAGAGTTAGAGCTTGTAAAAAGTGAATAAAAGTCCCTAGTTAGTTGAGTCCAAAGAAAAAGTGAGTTGTCCATTGGGTGAGTGATGTGAGGAGTTTACTTTGCTTTTGAGATGATGATAAAAGGGTGGAACTTGTTGTCACTTATAAAAGGGGTATAATGATGAGGATGGATCTATGGATGCATGAGTTGCTTCTAATCTTAGATAAATTTTGCATAATGATCAAGCTCCTTGTTTTGAGTGATAACCACCTTTAAATGAAAACATTTGAACCCTTCTCTTCATTCATATTAGACCATGCTTACCTAGCCAAATGATTGAGATCATGTGTCCATTTGTGAGAATTCACCTTGTGTGTGTGTGTGAATCAATGTGAGAGCTGGTTGAAGGAACTTGTTGGTGATAAGTATTGCAACTTGAGTAGAGGCAAAAGAGTATGGATAGGCCTAGAGAAGTTAGAGTATAATAAGGAAGATGCTCATGCTATTCGCTATGTTTCTTTAGGATGTTAAGTCGAGTGCTAGGAAGTGTTACTTTTGGCTATGAGTTCTCACCTTCAAACCTCTTTTCCTTATGAGTTCTTGCAAAGTGATTTGAGGACAAGTAAAGAACACATGTACAACACATAAAGTGAATTAAACCACTAAGACGGTCACACTCTTTATGGACCACTATGATGCATCACGACTTACTAGTGAGTAGTGATGATAGCTGGCTCAAAATTGTTATATTGGCTTAGAGGTATTGCATGTTTGCCAGGACTAGTAGGTACAGTGTGTAGTGTCCATTTTTTGTTGTCCTCCTTTTTTTAACATTAAAAGGTTATATTAATTTAAATGTCCAACGGGATAAGATGATTACAAACGGAAATATATTCGACGATAATACGATAAGCGATGAAAACTAAACCATAATGAAAACTTAAGATAGGAGTGGCCAATCCGTAGAGAAGCTTCATTTGTAATCCTAAAGCCCGCGTTCGAAGGAACGCAAACAAGTCAGATTCAAAACCGAAGTTGAAGAATCTATCCAATGGGTTTTACAGCAGTTGGAAACCGTCTCTAAAGATATCTAGATCGCTAGAGAGAGAGGAGTTGAATGATCTTCCATTAAAATTATTTGGTGTAAAAAAGTAAAGCCGATAATGCCGGTTCTAAAGAACTCACTGGAGGGGACAATAGAAAACCACTTTGAATAAGTAAGTCTTAATCTTTACGTCTACATATTGTATTTGCAATAGCTTGCTGAGACCCGTTGGTGATATATATATATATATTAATCTTTTCACTATCTCTCCAACCAGTATTTACTTCATTGGTCGATTTATATAGAAGAAGATATAATGAGACACACAAAAGTCATATGAATTATCAATTAGAAGGTTTTGAAGTTTCCTAAGATCAAAAGAATGATACAAATAAAACAAATCGTGGGCACACAAACACTCCCTTCCCGCAGGTTGTTACTGGTACATTGCATATATCTGGCTTTTTTTGGCCTCATAACAATTTAACAAAAACCAATAAAGCTGCAAAAATGGTCAGCCAAAGGGGAGAAGAAGCGGTGTTGATGGCTGCGTTTACATCTGCTGCTGAAGCAGGAGACATAGCGGGGCACTCGAGACCTTCTTTACCTCCTTTGCACTGGTTAGCGAAAAGTCCAGGCGGGTATTTACCATAGAGATTGATGTAACTGAACATAGTGGTAGCACAATCGTTACTCAGGTCGTTGAGCTGTTCAGTGTAAGGACACGCAAAGTCCAAAAAGGCGGAACAGCATTCCTTTACTGGGAATTTGGGACCTTTGCACTGGCTTGTTATGATTGTATAGTTCATAAACTTGAAGTTCACTGGACATGCTGTTACCATGAGAAAAGAGAAACCATGTCAAAAAAAACAGAACATTCTTCTAAAAAATCAGTTGCATCTCCCCAAAGCAAGAGCGTAAAGGAGTCAATAAAGAATTGTGATTAGCTGTTTGTATGTAAATGGTTTTAGACTATTGCCATGATCCAGAGGCAAACAAACAAAGTTTTGAAGATCAATGCAAAAATTTGTAGAGGTTTGAAGATCATTTATTAAGCCAAACTATACAGATATGACCAAAAAGCAAATAATTTGGTAAGCACCAAGAAATCAAGATTGTAACTCAAAGATTTGGGCAATGAAACTGTATAGTTTATGGATCCATATAGATGCAGGAAACGTTACTAGATACAGCAGGATTCGTTTGTATATTATTGTAATATGGAAGTTTTACTAAGATCTTATCATACTTCAAATAGAATCAATTTGAAGGATCAAAACAGAAATAAATTGAGGAAAGAGAGATTTAAAAGAGAACTTACTTTTCTTGGTCTGAAGTAGGTTTCTTCCCGTAACCAAAGCCTGAGATCCGAACACACCATCTGCAATAAAAAGACAAGAAAGTTACCAAATTAAATATTTTCATCCTAAAGATTTGAATATTCGAACAGAGATTGAAGAAATAAATCTTTTAAAAAAAAAATAAAAAAAATGTACCTGAGATGAAACTGGCGGATGAGAAAGATGGGAATATTGAGAGTAGAAGACAGAAGAAAAGAGCTCCAGAGACGAACTTGAGAGACATGATTCTTTGTAGTTACACAAGTAACGTGACGGTTTTGTCGATGTTGAAATCCATTGTTTTCAGAAACAAGAAGGATCTCCTAACCCTTAGGGGATTAGATAACTACAATACATAGTTATCTTTATCTACAAGTTATGTCCTTATCTCTATACTGATACCTCTACCCTTCAAAATAAGAAGTGAAAAAAATAGACGAAGAAGGAACGGTTATACCACTAATTATAACCAACAGATCTGACTAAGAATAGAACAAAATAAAAACTCACAACACTATGAGGGACATTGAAGGGAGACATAGAGCCAGGGAGAGTT
The DNA window shown above is from Brassica oleracea var. oleracea cultivar TO1000 chromosome C3, BOL, whole genome shotgun sequence and carries:
- the LOC106329771 gene encoding zinc finger protein ZAT1-like codes for the protein MEQCYKDDCGSSLGFIVEKRKDIEKDQAEDDEKEPKSISLREEEEEDNDDRANSIDLEGDVEEEEEKKHMCSECGKQFMSGKALGGHKRIHVLENQNKSGESEIDCSVCHKKFTSRKALYGHMRFHPDRAWKGVLPPSPPHPLGNSSSSTLSTDDHHVGEFTSSDHDDDDDGYDNIDAKDQIDESDNIDAKDLMLLATTAEAVNLDVVETCDSHSAEDMKKKKRRLPEIEKVSSSSTHDHHHQLGDVAAAAEEGGGAREKHVCVTCNKSFTSYQALGGHRASHNKAKILENHHARANREASLLGTEAMITGLASAQASNTSLSRSNNGDHVCDICHKSFPTGQALGGHKRRHWTGPVSSEAATADPTAPAAGSSHQVTETVQEVKKFEFDLNELPPNEE
- the LOC106335872 gene encoding GPI-anchored protein LORELEI-like, with the protein product MSLKFVSGALFFCLLLSIFPSFSSASFISDGVFGSQALVTGRNLLQTKKTCPVNFKFMNYTIITSQCKGPKFPVKECCSAFLDFACPYTEQLNDLSNDCATTMFSYINLYGKYPPGLFANQCKGGKEGLECPAMSPASAADVNAAINTASSPLWLTIFAALLVFVKLL